From Tachysurus fulvidraco isolate hzauxx_2018 chromosome 6, HZAU_PFXX_2.0, whole genome shotgun sequence:
GTCGTGCGTCTGGTAGCCGTTGTAAGCTCGCCTTAGTGTGCTGGCCACCGCCGGGTAATCGAAAAGCAATTCATCAAAGGCTTCAGAGACGTTCCTGAGACAAAAGGAGAAAGAAGGTATGAAGCAGATGTGAGGTGTAAAATGATCCACACTGCTCCATGTGTTGGTGTGATCAACTCACCAGTCTTGTGTCCCTGCGTCCCAGCAGCTCGTCTCCTCGGCTCCTGCCGCTACGTTCTCATCCTGACACACAATCTCAGGCAGCGACGACCAGAACGACTTAAACTGGGACAGTTTCGCCTTAACATCCAATACCTGtgatgcacgcacacacacacacacacacacacacacacacacacacacacacacacacacacaaataattaaatatagttCCCTTGTGTCTCTGTGGGTCCATCAGCAAGAACAGAATGAAGCGGTGATGAATGAAGAGCTGATTTCTTCAGAGCTCCGAGTGCAGTGACAGTCGAGTCTGTATTCCATCAGAACTTCCATCTACATTTCTGTCCCTTTAGAGAAGGAACTTAAAGTCGGGGTTTTGCGTGATATGAAATCGTCGTTACTGTtcaaaaaaatctgctttacaaaatgcaacaaaaacaaaacaaaacacacggACTCGGTCGGCCTCGTCTTGTTTACTTTGGCGCGGTTCGGCTCGCTAAGTGATAGTTATTGTGGAATTTGCCGAAAACTATAATTACATAACAGCACGGTTTCGCcctgaataaataagtaaaagtacTTAAACTGGGTCACATAAAAAAGCAGACACATGACAGCaatctgtttgtcttttgtgtctAAATTCAATTCAGTCAAGAATCGATATTTCTACACAGATACATATAATCACATAAGATCTCAGCAGTTTAGGTTTAGTTCCAGGTTGAGGCGTTATACCTGGGATTAGGATCAGGATTAGGGTCAGGATTAGGATCAGGATCAGGATTAGGATCAGGATTAGGATcaggattaggattaggattaggattaggatcaggattaggattagggtCAGGATTAGGATCAGGATTAGGATCAGGATTAGGttcaggatcaggatcaggatTAGGGTCAGGATCAGGATTGAGTGTCAGGcttctattattattaggtTAATGATTATACTTCCAGCCAGGTTTAGGAATTAAGACTTGgacaaatatttaatttgtggtcAAGATTAGCATTAATATTTCATTGTGTAATAATTTTATGGGTCAATTTGAAGTAATAGTGAGACAAATCATGAGGTATGTGTTATTTTAGGTCAGttaaaataaaccataaatCATCCTGAGAGTGTTAGAACACtgaaacatcacacaacactaaATATAAACCCAAATGTGCAGTGTGGGTAAGAACACTCTGTCTGTGGAAGTGGTAGACCACagtcagttcacacacacatgcacacacaaacacacacacacacacacacacacacacacacacacacacacacacacacacacacacacactccaactgCAGGAAACTGATGTAACAGTCTACACCACACGGATCATCAAAATTCCACTAAAATTACAggcattttttattaaaggtaAAAGAATCCAACGCTacaaaatagagagagagagagagagagagagagagagagagagagagagagagaaagagagagagagacgtctAACATAAAGAAACTGGATTTGTTTCAGGTTTAAATAATGTGTTCCTGAAATATATTAAGATCAGGGTTCTGTGTCAGGGTCGTACtcagagctctgtgtgtatTCAGAAAGTTCCTCATATTCAGATTATTCAGACGACTTTAAGTGATTATTCTTGAGTAGAAACATATAAAGGCTGTTTTCCGACACGCCTTTAAACTCAATCACCTTTAAGGCTGAAAAATCTCAGGGATAGAAAATGCAGACTGAAGATAGAAACaggatgtaaaataaaaactataacAGACTAATACGATGAGATGGGGGAGAAGATGGCGAGTGTTTGGTTAAATCTCACAGAAGAATATGGCTGATGTGTTACTGTATGAACAGAGCGAGTCCATCTCTGGTTTAATTCATCATAACGGCTTCACACTCCATAGAGATGCACGTGATCCAGCACATCTTACtgttctgtattttttgtattgtccaTTTCATAAAAACTTTGCTAGCTAACTGGCTAATAGCatattcaactttttttttagcaattgcTAATTAGTAGctagtgtttttttatgtagagTTGATATAATTTTGCTATTAGAGCTGTAAGTTGTATGTcacatgttagtgtttattttagctTAACGGTAGCGATCTGTGTTAATCATGTAGTCTGTGCAACTCTGCTGTCTGACTTCACTGCAATAAAGTTATTAATGTAGCAAAACTTTACTAGTTTTTGTAGGTTTGTTCCAGTCGACTCGGTCGTTGTAAATCTGGCATCGAAAGCGCCGGAGACGTCACGAGAAACTCTGATCTTTTCCAAAAGCTTTGGCTGACCACAACCACGAAAAACCTGCAAttacacagaaagaaaaaatggaaaaggaagaaaatcagAATTTTGCATTCATGAGTCACATAAGTCGTACAATTTTACCTAAACTGCGCTCTCTAGAGCATAGCGCTAGAGGTCACTTGTGTTTAGTATCTCATGCATTAATAGCTAAACTCTTAGCTAAGGCTGTCAGCATTAAGGATTTAAATAAGTTCAAATGAAGTAAATTCCACATCACAGACATGCAGCTGTGATCTAACGGGAGAAATGTGACCAACTTTATACGACAGCTCCATGGTTTTCTCCTGCATTGTCATGATGGCGTCTGAAATCTTGACGTCGATCGGCTCCATGACGGACTCGATGTTAAGCGGTCCTTCGAGTCTCTCAATCAGCAGCAACATCGCGTCTGGGAAGAAACAGAaatgctgtgtttttgtttaaagataCAGAGAAACGATTGCTGTGTTAATTTACTAATTCTCTCATTCattgtctaccgcttatccgaacttctcgggtcacggggagtcaggcgtcatcgggcatcgaggcaggatacaccctggacggagtgccaacccatcacagggcacacacactttcattcactcacacacacacacacacacacacactacggacaattttccagagatgccaatcaacctaccatgcatgtctttggaccgggggaggaaaccggagtacccggaggaaacccccgaggcacggggagaacatgcaaactccacacacacaaggtgggaatcgaaccccgaccctggaggtgtgaggcgaacgtgctaaccactaaaccactgtgTCCCCTAATTTGCTAattatttgtgaaatatttcattGTTAGAACAGGAAATCAAAAGCGAAATAGTTATGAACAAGAAGATCTGCGTATAACAAATACCTCACGTTAGCAGTGCtagttttaataattacattttacaaagaaatgtaaaacaAGGGATTGTGATCTATCAGTATTGTTCCTTCCTCACTATGTCCTTCTTCCTGATTTGATTAGTTTGGTCATTAATTTGCACTTCATGTGACTGGACTGTTTCTCTCCAGTCGATCATACTGAATAGCACAGAAAGCTTCAGTGGCAACAGTGAAACTAACACTGCTAATAATCACGGAGGCCACAGGAGAACGAAGCCATGACTTTTCATCTGATGCCTGCTGAGATATCACTGTTCAGCGTGTATAATAAAGAAACGCATACAGGTGAGTTTCGGTTTTTTTTGCTAACTAGCTAATTAAAATGCTCACTTGATGAGTTGGAGATCACTTGTAgaattttaactttaaaaagtataaataatttCTCCCAGCCATAAAcgcttgtttgttttattacatttacatttctggcatttagcagaggctcttatacagagcgacgtacaaatgatctcattttatacacctgagacACTGTGGGTTACGACCCTTGCCCCAGGGCCCTGCAGCAGCACCTTGTGGACATTTTCCAGGGTCAGTTCTTGTCTCAGATTTTGACACTGTTTCTACTCTAGAAGGTTTTAATTCACAATCATCTTTCATATAGTTTGTCAAACTTcctatttttataaaataaaaatggctcCTGTTCGGGTGTCTGacatttgtctctctctttctctcgtcaTTTTCCGTCTACTCAAATCTTACTCTTTGATTGCAGATCTCTTGTTGAATAATCTCAGCTTAGTGCCCACTCTTTCTCCCCACGGTAAAATTCACCCCTGTCACGTTCACGCTCGCAGTGTCGAGGTGAACGAGGGCGAATCTCGGTGGTTTTTGTCCCAAACACAAGGACACTTTCCTTGCTCTTGTGCTCTGGTTcccaatttatttttgtaacgTTAAATCCATCCAAACTGCCCGTAAAGCCACAAAAATGTTTGAGGAAATCCTTCTCTTCCTGGAAACGTGCATTTTATGCATATTTTGGGATTACGTTAACGCCACCAAACCAGCCAGTGCGTCATGTGGACAGAACGGTCCTGTCTGCTAAGATGCAGAGAGTAAACTTTCCCAATGAGACATATTTAATAACGATATTATACATAAATCTGAGACGAAGGAATTGGATATGAAACCTGACGTCAAAGTAACACTGATTTTACTTCAAATTAATAAACaagttgttttctgtttatggTGAGAGAAAGTGAGGAGGGTTTCTATTGGAGCAACGTAACCCAGGACGAATGATATCTCCATGATCCTGGGTGGTGAATGTTCATCAACAACCCCATAAAGAACAAGTCACGCCAATTTAACAcactgctttattattattattattattattattattaaaaggaGCACAAGAATAAATGTGTTCCCCAGAGGAGTGAAACCCACGTGCGATGCTTCCCTAATCCCTGCAGTTATAACATTTCTTTGAGTTTCTTTGCGTTTCCTGTCAGAAGattctaaaatactcaaaccagcccgaGTAACACGGTGATCATCCACAACACACTCCTGAAGCTCTCTGCTTGTATCTGGGCTGATCTTGTacggaatgtgtgtgtgtgtgtgtgtgtgtgtgtgtgtgtgtgtgtgtgtgtgtgtgtgtgtgtgtgtgtgtgtgtgtgtgtgtgtggttaagaGTAGCACAGCTGTAAGCCATTATCCTCAACCTACATCTGTTCCTCTGTCCACTTATTCACGTTTATTTAAcctccaaaataaaataaaaccaaaccgCGAAGGTcacataaacactcattatATATCCATTTATGCCTCATTCAGCCAGTGGCCTATATAGTGAGAAGGGTGTGTGGTTTAGGACAACATCCTCAGTGTACAGCTTATGGTAAGACATCTGTACTGATGTTTTTAACTGTGAGTAAGCTAGTCAAGTTAGCTGTGTGCAAGCTGGTAACCAGTGAGATCCTTACCGATGTAGCGTGTCCAGTCGTCATCCATTCCGAGTTGAGACCTTAAACAGAGCTTCAGGACATGAAGGCAATAATCTTTACACGGCTTCTGTGCCGTCGCACCCTGGCAGTACGGGCAGTAAAGCATTTCAGTGATGTTGCTAACGCATGATGTGCTTAAGTTCACCTGAGAGACAGGAAATGAAACGAATCAATGGTTGTGACAGAAATGATTCACTGTTCACTCACTCGTGCTTCACAGGAAGGAGACTTTCCTCATCCTGAACCTGCTAAACCCCATGAATGACACGTCCAGGGACGAGAGgtgattaaaaaacataaacattctGTAACTTCTCACTTTTTCAtgtcactaagccaccgtgcgccccggCTAACAAACTATTCAGCTAAATAAACACAACTGGTTTATGCAGGTTACTACTGGTCTGGACCCTTAGCAAACATCACTACTTATCATTAGCTTGAATAAATATTAGCTAAACAAATTCCATTGTGAACATCAAAGAGAAAAGATAGCTAACCTTGGATGCATTGTTAGCCACTTCCTGTCCAAATCCGAGTCCTTGGACGAAGGTACGAGCTACGGCAAACGCCCTCGACACCTGAACTTTGACAGTTTTTGGCACGTCACCGAAGGGCTTGAGATCATCCATGTGTTTGTTCACGCACTCCATGTAATCGTCATTGATGTCATACTGTGAGTTCAGCAGCTGGAACATGCGCTCCATCAGACGCACCCAGAAATCTCCGATCGCCTCCTCCAGGTTCACATTTTCACCAGAGTAATAGTGTTTCAGTTCAGAAAACAGCTGCTGGAACACGTCTGCGTTCTGCGTGTACAGATCGCCGTAAGTGCGAAGGAACATCTCATTCAGCGAGCGTTCGGTTTTCTCCAGGAGCTCAAGGAAGAAATCTacccaaaggaaaataaattacAGCTCATCTCGTCAGGGACGTGTTTGATGACAATTAACAATTAGTTTCTACAATTTGAGGAAAACCTTCAAAATTTCggataaaattattttaataatttctctACCACAGAATTGTGAATTTGTCAGAcggtatttacagtatttaatctatttagatatatataggTTTTATGAATGTCcctaatatttaataaatacaattttgcaGTTGCAGTTTAGAATTATAAATAATGCACAtgtaagatttaaatttaaaaaagaatcaaTTAACATTACAGCTAATGTAGCTAGTTTTCTGCATGAGAGCATCCTCAGAAGTGTGTATGCAGCTTAGAGGGAACTGTAGAACATCACTTAAAGGATGTGATAAAGAttttatccctaaccctaacttctATCCCTAACCTTTGTCTTGGATGTTGTTAGCATTTGGGTGCTAATGAACAATGGTGATAAGCTAATGTAACAGACATGTACTGTCATGATTTTGTGTTTTGAGGTGTGAAGGA
This genomic window contains:
- the LOC113642087 gene encoding glypican-6-like — encoded protein: MVLARAAELLLCALCALVRAEDSAPAGCSAVRQVYGDMGFSSGTVPENVTAGDYLQVCVQNWTCCSTEMEMNFIERSKHEFEKFVDVATEDLRNTFESRYKMFDDFFLELLEKTERSLNEMFLRTYGDLYTQNADVFQQLFSELKHYYSGENVNLEEAIGDFWVRLMERMFQLLNSQYDINDDYMECVNKHMDDLKPFGDVPKTVKVQVSRAFAVARTFVQGLGFGQEVANNASKVNLSTSCVSNITEMLYCPYCQGATAQKPCKDYCLHVLKLCLRSQLGMDDDWTRYIDAMLLLIERLEGPLNIESVMEPIDVKISDAIMTMQEKTMELSYKVFRGCGQPKLLEKIRVSRDVSGAFDARFTTTESTGTNLQKLVLDVKAKLSQFKSFWSSLPEIVCQDENVAAGAEETSCWDAGTQDWNVSEAFDELLFDYPAVASTLRRAYNGYQTHDDDTSDEMSGSGSGSGCMESCVPPVPPLYTENPKTEESSTSRLHPCNFLLLLLLVLSILTSLDQQS